One window of the Fuerstiella sp. genome contains the following:
- the topA gene encoding type I DNA topoisomerase: MAPRKKALVIVESPAKAKKIQGFLGSDYAVRASVGHVRDLPANAKEVPAALKKESWASLGVNVDNDFDPLYVVSTDKKKIVRELKSLLKSADELIVATDEDREGESIGWHLVQLLAPKVPVKRMVFSEITKKAILEALADTRDLDENLVAAQETRRVVDRLYGYTLSPLLWKKIAPKLSAGRVQSVAVRVLVDREIERLKFHSGTFWDLKATLSAPDGASFEAVLQTVGGQRIASGKDFDENTGQLRDGSTVLLLEEAAADDLQTRISAGSWTVTNVEQKHQTRRPSPPFTTSTMQQEANRKLGMGARDAMRTAQNLYEAGHITYMRTDSVSLSGEAVDAARGRIDDLYGTDYLSPSPRQFTSKSKGAQEAHEAIRPAGTQMKTSDELGLSGPQQRLYDLIWKRTMATQMADARLRFDAVTISVDDAEFRASGRTVEFSGFFRAYVEGSDDPEAAIEDRDSPLPPLKQQNTVDCDGVEAISHETKPPARYTEASLVARLEAEGVGRPSTYASIISTIQSREYVNANGKQLVPTFKGLAVTRLLENHFPNLVDLGFTAGMEQTLDDIAAGNADRLPYLRQFYSGSDGIDEQVRKKESDIDPRQACTLKLHGIDADVRVGRYGPYFEKVDGEEKLTASIPNTVAPSDLSNDLADRLIEEKQKGPTSLGMHPEEGLPVYQLSGPFGPYLQLGEVTEEVPKPKRCSIPNCFDVLNLGLETAIALLALPRRIGHHPVTGKVVNTGIGRFGPYVLHDKVYASFDRKTHVKEFDGQLYNVLNVTMDVAVDMLKNVKKRAAPTPVREVGKHPDDDAVIGVFEGRYGPYVKHGKINATIPKGHEIDDVTLAEALEWLEEKAAKKGIRKKAAKKTASKKKKAAKKTSAKKKAAKKKTVKKKSAEKKSTD; the protein is encoded by the coding sequence ATGGCTCCACGCAAGAAGGCACTCGTCATTGTCGAGTCTCCTGCGAAAGCAAAGAAAATCCAAGGATTCCTTGGTAGTGACTATGCCGTGCGTGCGAGTGTTGGTCATGTTCGCGATCTTCCGGCAAATGCGAAAGAGGTGCCTGCTGCGCTGAAAAAGGAGTCATGGGCTTCTCTTGGAGTCAATGTGGACAATGACTTCGATCCCCTGTACGTGGTTTCGACAGACAAGAAAAAAATCGTCAGGGAACTTAAGAGTCTGTTGAAATCTGCTGATGAGTTGATCGTTGCTACAGACGAAGACCGGGAGGGAGAAAGCATTGGCTGGCATTTGGTGCAGTTGCTGGCTCCCAAAGTTCCCGTAAAACGCATGGTGTTTTCTGAAATCACAAAGAAGGCGATTCTTGAAGCGTTGGCGGATACGAGAGACCTTGATGAGAATCTGGTTGCTGCTCAGGAGACTCGCCGTGTTGTCGATCGTCTGTATGGATATACGCTCAGCCCGCTGCTGTGGAAAAAGATTGCCCCGAAACTATCAGCCGGCAGAGTGCAAAGTGTGGCGGTACGGGTGCTGGTCGATCGTGAAATCGAACGTCTGAAATTCCATAGTGGTACGTTCTGGGACCTGAAAGCGACATTGTCTGCTCCGGACGGTGCTTCATTCGAAGCCGTGTTGCAGACCGTCGGTGGTCAACGAATTGCCAGCGGAAAAGACTTTGACGAAAACACTGGTCAGCTCAGGGATGGCTCGACGGTGCTGTTGCTGGAAGAAGCCGCGGCAGATGATTTGCAGACGCGTATTTCTGCCGGGTCATGGACTGTCACGAATGTCGAACAAAAGCATCAGACACGCCGTCCTTCGCCTCCGTTTACAACCAGTACGATGCAGCAGGAGGCCAACCGTAAACTTGGTATGGGGGCACGTGATGCGATGCGAACTGCGCAGAATCTGTATGAGGCAGGTCATATCACATACATGCGTACAGACAGCGTGAGTCTCAGCGGGGAAGCGGTCGATGCCGCGCGAGGTCGGATCGATGATTTGTACGGTACAGATTATTTGAGTCCTTCGCCTCGACAGTTCACGAGCAAGTCCAAAGGGGCCCAGGAGGCACATGAAGCCATTCGGCCGGCCGGTACCCAAATGAAAACCAGTGATGAACTGGGACTCAGCGGTCCGCAGCAGCGACTGTATGATCTCATCTGGAAACGCACCATGGCTACTCAAATGGCCGACGCTCGACTGAGATTCGACGCAGTCACGATCTCGGTGGACGATGCTGAATTCCGTGCCAGCGGACGAACGGTCGAGTTTTCCGGATTTTTCCGTGCCTACGTGGAAGGATCCGATGATCCGGAAGCCGCCATCGAGGATCGGGATTCCCCGTTACCACCACTGAAACAGCAGAACACTGTTGACTGCGATGGTGTGGAAGCGATCAGTCACGAAACAAAACCACCAGCCCGATACACCGAAGCCTCGCTGGTCGCCCGTCTTGAAGCAGAAGGGGTTGGTCGCCCGTCCACATATGCCAGCATTATCAGTACAATTCAGTCTCGTGAGTATGTAAATGCCAATGGCAAACAGCTGGTTCCGACGTTCAAGGGGCTTGCCGTCACCCGTCTTTTGGAAAACCATTTTCCAAATCTGGTGGATCTTGGATTTACAGCCGGTATGGAACAGACGCTGGACGACATTGCAGCCGGCAATGCAGATCGTCTTCCCTACCTTCGTCAGTTCTATTCAGGCAGTGACGGAATTGATGAACAGGTCAGGAAGAAAGAATCTGATATCGATCCCCGGCAGGCATGTACTCTTAAGCTGCACGGGATTGATGCTGACGTTCGAGTTGGTCGCTACGGTCCGTATTTCGAAAAGGTCGACGGTGAAGAAAAGCTGACAGCCTCGATTCCGAACACGGTTGCTCCTTCTGATTTGAGTAACGATCTTGCCGACCGGCTGATCGAAGAAAAGCAGAAAGGTCCGACCTCTCTGGGGATGCATCCGGAAGAAGGTCTGCCGGTGTATCAGCTGTCCGGTCCTTTTGGGCCCTATTTGCAGCTGGGTGAAGTGACGGAGGAAGTTCCAAAGCCCAAACGCTGCAGCATTCCCAATTGCTTCGATGTGCTCAATCTGGGCCTGGAAACCGCAATCGCACTGCTTGCACTGCCCCGGCGAATTGGCCATCACCCGGTAACCGGAAAGGTTGTGAATACCGGGATTGGTCGCTTCGGTCCGTATGTTCTGCACGACAAAGTCTACGCCAGTTTCGATCGTAAGACACATGTCAAGGAATTTGACGGTCAGTTGTACAACGTGTTGAACGTGACAATGGATGTGGCTGTTGACATGCTGAAGAACGTGAAAAAACGAGCTGCTCCAACGCCCGTTCGGGAAGTGGGTAAACATCCGGACGATGATGCTGTCATTGGTGTTTTTGAAGGTCGCTACGGGCCGTATGTCAAGCACGGCAAGATTAATGCGACGATTCCAAAGGGGCACGAAATTGATGATGTAACACTGGCTGAGGCATTGGAATGGTTGGAGGAAAAGGCCGCCAAAAAGGGCATCAGGAAGAAGGCTGCAAAGAAAACCGCGTCGAAAAAGAAAAAGGCCGCTAAAAAGACGTCTGCGAAGAAAAAGGCCGCAAAGAAAAAAACAGTCAAAAAGAAGTCCGCAGAAAAAAAGTCGACCGACTGA